AGCTGGATCTATGTTAGTGAGAAATAGTAGAGATAATATTTTAGCTAAAATGCAAGAGTGGGATTATTTCCTTAGTATAGCATCTATAAAAAGAATGCAAGGCTTATACCAAGGTACTTTAGTGGCCCAAGGAGCATTTTCAATCTATAAGACTGACATAGTTAGAAATCTTGGAGGATGGGCAGATGCAATCGGAGAAGATATTATATTAACATGGAAGATATTATCTCAAAATAAAAGAGTATATTTCGAACCAAAAGCTATTGCTTTTACTGATGTACCGACAAAGCTATCTCATTTTGCAAAACAAAGATCAAGATGGGCTAGAGGCATGATTGAAGGTATTAGAGAAGTTAAGCCATGGCAACAACCTAAGGTATTCTTTAAATTTTTAACAGGCATAGATTTACTAATCCCTTATATGGATTTTAGTTATACTTTTTTCTGGATTCCAGGATTAATAATAGCTGTATTTTTTCACAAGTATTATATAGTTGGGCCGATGATGATTTTTGTATTACCTTTGACACTAGTAAGTTTTTATATTTTATATAGATATCAGGCGTATAATGTTTTTAAAGATATGAACTTAAAAGTAAGAAAAAATCTTTTAGGATTAATTTTATTTTTATTAACATATCAAATGATAATGTCTCCAGTATCTCTTTATGGTTATATGCAAGAGATTTTAGGGCTAAAGAGAGTATGGAAGTAAAAACTTTATAAAAAAACAAACTTAACCCAATTAAGTAGACTATATAAATAGACTACTTAATTGGGTTAAATTTATTTAAAATATGTGAAAAGAATTGATATTTAATATGATATAAAAATGATAATTAATATCAACTTACTCCCGGAAATCTATATTTTGGTGCATTTCTATTGACTTATAAAATAAATGGTTTAATTTAGTTATTATAATAGAAATAAATAGGTCATTAGGGAGAAAGACATGAAAAAAATTTTGAAATCATTAGAGTTTTGTATAGGTATACATATAATAGATTTGATTAGTGTTATATTTATTGGGTTTGTATGTTCTATTTTTATAAAAGACGATGGAGACTATTTTTGCATTTTAAATACTATAGGAAATTTTGTTTCATTAATTATATTGAATTCAATTTTTTCTAATTATAACAATAAAGTGTTAAGCAAAGATATATTAAAAAAAGTAGAGAGCAAAAAAATATTGTATATTATATTATTTGGATTTGGAGTTAGTGTTTTTACTTCTATATATGTAACAATACTTCATACATTAGTTCCAAGTTATACAGACGTATCAAATCAATTAGAATCTATAAGTAGCAATGTTATAGGAGCGCTTGCAATAGTAGTCTTTGGACCTATATATGAAGAAATACTTTATAGACGTATCATATTTGAATATTTTAAAAAAAATTATAGTTTAGTAACGGCAATTGTATTTCAAGCATTAGTTTTTGGAGTAGCTCATGGCAACATAGTACAAAGTATAGATGCTTTTATAGGAGGAATACTTTTAGCTTTAATATATATATATTCTAATTCATTATTAGGAAGCATTATTTTACATATGGTATTTAATTTAATAGGAATGTGGCTACCTGAATTCGTTAATATTACAAATACTTCAGAATATATAATAATATTATTAGCAATAATAAGTTTAATTTTTTCAATTTACAAAATGACCAGAAAAGATAAATAAAATATTAGAAGGGGGATATATGAATAAAATTTTAAAATCATTAGGTTTATTGATAGGGGTAGGTATAACTCACATCATAGGTGGATTAATAATTATGGTTATATTATCTATTTTGGGTAAAGATTTGAGTTGTATTGATAGCTATAAATATACACTAAATCTTATAGCTAGTTTAATTTCATTAATTATATTGAATTTAATGTTTTTTGACGATAATGATAAATTATTGAGTAAGAATCTTTTAAACAAAATGGATTTTAAAAATATAATATACGTTGCTTTATTTGGAATTGGATATAGTATTATTATGGCAAATTTCATAGGATTATTAATGGAGTTAATTCCTGATTATATGAATCAATATTGTACAGGGATAAAAAATGAAACAAATATTATAAGTAGCTCACTTGTACAGGTAATGGCAGTTACAGTATTTGGACCTATATATGAAGAAATAATTTTTAGACGTATTATATTTGATCATTTAAAAAAGAATTATAATATAATAAGTGCAGTTATTGTACAAGCATTAATCTTTGGATTATTACATAGTAATCTTATTCAAGACCTATCAGCTTTTATATCAGGAATAGTATTAGTTTTATTGTATATACGTTATAATTCTTTACTAGCAAGTATTACTTTACATATAGTTTTTAATTCAATGGTGATGCTAATAAATAATAATTTAATAGGTGGTAGTGTTATCCTAGATTCTATATTAATAATAGTAGCCATATTATGTTTGATTTTTTCAATTTACAAAATGACTAGAAAAGATGAAAAAATATATATAAATAATTACTAGAGAAAGTATTAGAAAATAATATTTTAATCCGTATTTTACTTATTTTAGTCTATTTTTATTGAAATTTTATAAATAAATAGTATGATAAATTAGAAACATTATAAATTTAGGAGAATACGTATGAAAAAGGAAAATATAATAATTATTTTAATACTTATAGTATTTGGAATGTTCTTAATGAAAGATACTTATAAGCA
Above is a genomic segment from Romboutsia lituseburensis containing:
- a CDS encoding glycosyltransferase, encoding MEKVDYEYDDSIKKDKSNIYITTKQKFILSLILSCLWMVFSYNISKPWIHDLSEVVGPIWSFIIISGVAYVPGLMNAFLVVSLLLDKQPTRKISHPSESVTLLIAAYNEEAGIYNTLRYVNEQQYNGNINIIVIDNNSSDKTASEVQRAKKDFDTDITLIKETKPGKFNALNKGLKDVKTKYVITLDADTIIHKDAINNLVSRMVSSPNDVCAVAGSMLVRNSRDNILAKMQEWDYFLSIASIKRMQGLYQGTLVAQGAFSIYKTDIVRNLGGWADAIGEDIILTWKILSQNKRVYFEPKAIAFTDVPTKLSHFAKQRSRWARGMIEGIREVKPWQQPKVFFKFLTGIDLLIPYMDFSYTFFWIPGLIIAVFFHKYYIVGPMMIFVLPLTLVSFYILYRYQAYNVFKDMNLKVRKNLLGLILFLLTYQMIMSPVSLYGYMQEILGLKRVWK
- a CDS encoding CPBP family intramembrane glutamic endopeptidase, translating into MNKILKSLGLLIGVGITHIIGGLIIMVILSILGKDLSCIDSYKYTLNLIASLISLIILNLMFFDDNDKLLSKNLLNKMDFKNIIYVALFGIGYSIIMANFIGLLMELIPDYMNQYCTGIKNETNIISSSLVQVMAVTVFGPIYEEIIFRRIIFDHLKKNYNIISAVIVQALIFGLLHSNLIQDLSAFISGIVLVLLYIRYNSLLASITLHIVFNSMVMLINNNLIGGSVILDSILIIVAILCLIFSIYKMTRKDEKIYINNY
- a CDS encoding CPBP family intramembrane glutamic endopeptidase; its protein translation is MKKILKSLEFCIGIHIIDLISVIFIGFVCSIFIKDDGDYFCILNTIGNFVSLIILNSIFSNYNNKVLSKDILKKVESKKILYIILFGFGVSVFTSIYVTILHTLVPSYTDVSNQLESISSNVIGALAIVVFGPIYEEILYRRIIFEYFKKNYSLVTAIVFQALVFGVAHGNIVQSIDAFIGGILLALIYIYSNSLLGSIILHMVFNLIGMWLPEFVNITNTSEYIIILLAIISLIFSIYKMTRKDK